Proteins from a genomic interval of Asterias rubens chromosome 16, eAstRub1.3, whole genome shotgun sequence:
- the LOC117301113 gene encoding uncharacterized protein LOC117301113, translating to MADRTANKLLQITIDVHIMKKKDELRQEKEDIIRKITAISNYQRRGVIRMRNLQHEGHTRKSGLHEKVTAKHLDQWKMIIDQEALKLIPDDWDIFEFCSQSQDEEYLFCHVTPSVRPITLEYSLHVLSAAADVTRVVRNFEEALAILIRKQLSERHSKPIESQQLDFEFNRYHSNSACQLCHDLKTTANAQLQIFQKTIFIYKDKGKSENLSLDREEITQIFDKVLSNLISALANSSGGVIIVVDDRNVFEVEDGKLSEKYQDLVTECLEEHIRNKIWGRMNASPTRRENWDVQFPIVGGEKIVFTVRVLAFYGGVFEAEPMAFTMAETSGLFKVIKMNFEDWFVSMMKRHLENKELKNEAATKLRNIEERSSNKACGSSRE from the exons ATGGCCGACAGAACCGCCAATAAACTGCTTCAAATTACCATCGACGTACATATAATGAAAAAGAAAGACGAATTAAGACAAGAAAAGGAAGATATCATCAGAAAAATAACTGCTATCTCAAATTACCAAAGGCGTGGTGTCATCAGAATGCGAAACTTACAACATGAGGGGCACACCAGAAAGAGTGGCCTCCATGAAAAAGTGACAGCGAAGCACCTTGACCAATGGAAGATGATTATCGATCAAGAAGCTTTAAAGCTCATACCTGATGACTGGGATATTTTTGAGTTCTGCAGCCAATCACAAGACGAAGAATATCTATTCTGTCACGTGACACCTTCCGTTCGACCAATAACATTGGAGTACAGCCTTCACGTGCTATCAGCTGCCGCTGACGTCACGCGCGTAGTCAGGAACTTTGAAGAAGCATTGGCTATTCTGATACGCAAGCAACTATCGGAGAGACACTCCAAACCAATAGAATCGCAGCAATTGGATTTTGAATTCAACCGCTACCACTCCAACTCCGCATGTCAACTTTGTCATGACTTAAAAACAACCGCAAATGCACAGTTACAGATTTTCCAAAAGACTATTTTCATTTACAAAGATAAAGGCAAAAGTGAGAACCTTTCCCTTGACCGAGAAGAAATTACACAAATATTTGATAAAGTTTTATCAAACCTTATCAGTGCTTTGGCAAACTCCAGTGGTGGTGTCATAATTGTTGTTGATGATAGAAACGTCTTCGAGGTAGAAGATGGAAAACTCAGCgagaaataccaagatcttgtCACTGAATGTCTTGAAGAACACATAAGAAATAAGATATGGGGGAGGATGAACGCATCTCCTACAAGGAGGGAAAATTGGGACGTCCAGTTCCCGATCGTTGGTGGAGAAAAGATTGTTTTCACTGTCCGTGTTTTGGCTTTCTACGGCGGTGTGTTTGAGGCTGAGCCAATGGCTTTCACGATGGCGGAGACATCTGGGTTATTTAAAGTCATCAAGATGAATTTTGAAGATTGGTTCGTATCCATGATGAAAAGACACTTGGAAA ataaagaattaaaaaacgAAGCAGCCACAAAGTTACGTAACATCGAAGAACGAAGCTCCAACAAAGCGTGCGGATCATCAAGAGAGTGA